The Arvicanthis niloticus isolate mArvNil1 chromosome 2, mArvNil1.pat.X, whole genome shotgun sequence genome includes a window with the following:
- the LOC117704276 gene encoding olfactory receptor 9G19-like produces the protein MERGNHTVTGFILLGFSTDPMMQKILFVLFLGVYSLTLLGNTTLIILICNDSRLHTPMYFFIGNLSFLDLWYSSVYTPKILVTCISEDKSISFAGCLSQFFFSAGLAYSECYLLAAMAYDRYTAISNPLLYAQAMSRRLCICLVVYSYTGGFVNAIILTSNTFTLDFCGDNVIDDFFCDVPPLVKLACDVRESYQFVLYFLLASNVISPTLLILTSYLFIIAAILRIRSTQGRLKAFSTCSSHLISVTLYYGSILYIYSRPSSSYSLEKDKMVSTFYTVLFPMLNPMIYSLRNKDVKEALRKLFKLAHSEV, from the coding sequence ATGGAGAGGGGCAATCACACAGTGACTGGCTTCATCTTGCTGGGCTTTTCAACAGACCCCATGATGCAGAAGATACTGTTTGTCCTGTTCCTTGGAGTATATTCACTGACCTTGCTAGGAAACACCACCCTCATCATATTGATCTGCAATGATTCCAGgctccacacacccatgtacttcttcATTGGAAATTTGTCTTTTCTGGATCTCTGGTATTCCTCTGTCTATACTCCAAAGATCCTAGTGACCTGCATCTCTGAAGACAAAAGCATCTCCTTTGCTGGATGTCTGTCTCAATTCTTCTTCTCTGCTGGATTGGCCTATAGTGAATGTTACCTACTAGCTGCCATGGCTTATGATCGCTACACCGCCATTTCTAATCCCCTGCTTTATGCTCAAGCTATGTCAAGAAGGCTATGCATCTGTTTGGTTGTATATTCCTATACAGGAGGATTTGTCAATGCAATAATATTAACTAGCAACACATTCACACTGGACTTTTGTGGTGACAATGTCATTGATGATTTTTTCTGTGATGTCCCACCACTGGTGAAGTTAGCATGTGATGTCAGGGAGAGTTACCAGTTTGTGCTATACTTCCTCCTAGCTTCCAATGTCATTTCTCCTACTCTACTCATCTTGACCTCCTATCTTTTCATTATTGCTGCCATCCTGAGGATCCGATCCACCCAGGGCCGTCTCAAGGCCTTCTCCACCTGCTCCTCACACCTCATCTCTGTGACCTTGTACTATGGCTCCATTCTCTATATTTACTCTCGTCCAAGTTCCAGCTACTCCCTGGAAAAGGATAAAATGGTGTCTACCTTTTATACTGTGTTATTCCCAATGTTGAATCCCATGATCTACAGTCTGAGGAATAAAGATGTGAAGGAAGCGCTGAGAAAACTCTTTAAGTTAGCTCATTCTGAAGTCTAA